The region CCGCGCCAGCACCCGGTGGTGGATGTGGGTCTTGTCCGGGTGCCGCAGCGGGTTGCGGATGCCGCGCGCCAGCCGCCCGATCACGACCTGCGTGGTGTCCAGCAGCGGCAGCGCCAGCACGATCAGCGGCACGATCAGGCTGGCGCCCGCGCTGAACTTCAGGGTGCCCAGCAGACTCACGGCGGCCAGCGTGTACCCGAAGAGGGTGCTGCCCGCGTCGCCCATGATGATGCGGCTGGGGTTGAAGTTGTGCCGCAGGTACCCCAGCGCCGCGCCGGACAGCCCGGCGAGCAGCACGACGGCCGCGGCGCGGTCCGGGAACTGCGCGGCGGTGGCGAGCAGCACGAAACTCGCCACGAACGCCACGCCGCCCACCACGCCGTCCACGCCGTCCAGGAGGTTCACGGCGTTCGTCAGGGCCACCACCCACAGGATCGTGACGACCGTACTGAGCGGCTGGTTGATCATGTCCGGCAGCGCCGGAATGAAGGGAATGCTGTTCAGGTCGATGCGCAGGTCGTTGACGAGCAGCAGGATCGCCGCGAGGGTCTGCACCAGCAGCCGCGTGACGGGGGACAGGCCGTACTGGTCGTCGATGAAGCCGACCAGCACCAGCATGGACGCCCCGAGCAGGATCGCCAGCACCTGAATGTTGACGATGTCCACCGCGATGGGCCGCAGCGCCCACGCCAGGATGATGCTCACGATGAACCCGGCGTAGATGGCCAGCCCCCCGGCGTTGGGCAGGGGTTCCTTGTTCAGGCGGCGTTCGTTGGGCTGGTCGGCCCACCCGACCTGAATGGCGAAGTCCCGCAGGCGCGGAATGAAGAACCAGGTGAACACCCCGGCGCTGACGAAGGTGATCAGAACGCTCAGGAATCCCCGCCCGGTCAGGTCGGCGATCCCCAGCTGTGCAGCAAGTGCGCGGAGTGACTCCATAAACGGCCCAAGTGTACCGGCTGCCACGCCCGGAAGGTTCAGGTGCCCTGAGCACCCTCTCATCCAGGGCGGCGCGGCCCCCGCCTCCACTCCCGGCGGGTCACGGTGAAGGCAGAGGCTGAGCTGCCGGTCAGGGCGTCACAGTGAACGTGAGCACGCTGCCCAGCCCGCTCAGCGGTCCCGCGCCGACCAGCAGGGTGCGGCTGTCCGCCCCCCACGCCACGAACGCAGGCGCGCCGTCCAGCGGGACGCTGCGGGTCAATTCCCGCCCGCTGGCCGGATCATGCAGCGCCACCACCCACCCGGACGGCGTGGGCGTCGCGGCGGCCAGCAGCGTGCTGTCCGGGCTGAAGCGCGCGGGCGCGCCGCCGGGCAGGGTCGCCAGCGGCTGCCGCTGCCCCGGCGCGTACAGGTCGGTGCGGCCGTCGGCCCGCAGGTATGCGAACACGCCCTTCCCGCTGATCTGCACGTCGCGGTACGCGGCGCCCGGCGTGACCGGCAACGCGAAGGTCTTGCGGTTGGCGAGCAGCATGACGCGCGCCTCGCCCCGCGCGGGGAACAGGTAGGCGCGCGTGGCGTCCGGCGAGACGGTCACGCGGGACAGACCCGCGACCGGCGCGCTGAAGATGACCCTCCCGGTCTTCTGCGCGGTGACGCTCAGGCCCTGCGCGTTCCAGCTGGCCACGTGGTTGCCCCAGTGGTTCACGCTCAGGGCGGTCGCGCCCCGCTGCCCGGCCAGCGGCACGAGCGTCCCGCCGCGCAGTTCCGCCGCGCCGCTGCCCGTCAGGGCGAACGTGAAGCGCCCCACGCCCTGCACGTCCAGCGCGGGCGTGGCGCGCGGTCCGGCCCGCAGCGTGTCGTCGCGGCCCACGGTCGCCACCGAACCGTCCGCGAGGACCGCCCCGGCCCGCACCGCGCCGGGCAGGCGCAGCAGGGTCCGCGCGGTCGGCTGGTCGGGCGTCCCGGCGCTCAGGGCCGCGCCACCGGGGCCGCTACTGACACTCAGCACCTGTTCACGCGGCGAGAGGCTGGCGGGCGTGGCGCCCAGGCCGCTCTGGTCCACGCGGCGTTCCCGGTGTCCGGTCTGCACGTCCCGCACCTGCGTCTCCCCGTCCCGCAGGATGAGCACCGTGTTGTTCCGCAGCGGCAGGCCGCTGTACGCCCCGGTCGTCTCGGGGTCGCTGGCGCGCAGCACGGTCGTCGCGGGCAGGCCGTCTCGCAGCGCGATCAGCGTGCGCGCCAGCGGTACGGTCACGCTGCGCCCGTCGGCGCTGAACACCGCGCGGCCCGGCGCGCAGGTGTCGTCGCAGCTCGTGCCGCTCAGGACCCGCAGGGTGCGCGTGTCGAGCAGTTGCGCGCGGCTGCCCCGCACGACCAGCGCGCGACTGCCGTCCGCCGCGACCGTCAGCGCCGCCACGGGCGCCGGGTCGAGCACCTGCCGCGACAGGTCCGCCGGGTTGACCCGTTCCAGACCCGCCCCGGACCCCACGAGCAGCTCACCGCCCGACCCGAATCCCGCGCCGCTCAGGCCGGTGACGGTCAGGGTGCCGGTCACGCGCCGCTGCGCCACGTTCACGAGAACCACGCGGTCCCCGACGAGCGCGGCGGCCAGCGTGGCGTCCGGCGTGACGCTCACGGCGCGGCAGGGCCCGCCCAGCCAGGTGCTCGCCACGCTGCTCAGGTCGGCGGCCCCCAGGTGCACCAGCCGCTCGCCCAGGCACAGGTGCGCGCCCCCGGCGGCGTCCCAGCGGGCCTCGGTCAGGGCGGGCGGGCCGGGCAGCAGCGGCGCGTCGCGCACACTCAGGGTGACGGCCCCGGCGGGACCGAGCAGGGCGCCCAGGGCAGCCACGCGGGCAAGTCGGACAGACGGGCGAGGGGACACGCGGCGGAGTGTAGCGTGACCAGCCTGACAGCCGTCTGTCCCGGTGGGCTCTCGCCGGGCGGGGACGGTCCGGCAGCTGAAACAGGGGCGCCGGCAGCATGGCGGCGCCCCTGCATATCCGTGCCGTCAGGTCAGAACGTGAAGCCTTTCGGGACGACGACCACGCCGTTGTCGGTGAGGCTGAAGCCCCGCGCGCGGTCCTCCTCGGGGTCCAGGCCGATCTTCGTGCCGGGCGGGATGATCACGTTCTTGTCCACGATGCAGTTGCGGATGTGCGCGTGACGGCCGACCTCGACGTCGTCGAACAGCACGCAGCTCTCGACCAGCGAGTACGAGTGGGTGCGCACGCCGCGCCCCAGCAGGCTGTCGCGGACGGTGCCGCCGCTGATGATCGCGCCCCCCGCCATGATCGTGTTGAACGCCTGCCCCTTGCGGCCGTCACTCTCGTGCACGAACTTCGCGGGTGGGGAGAACTCGCTGCTGGTCCGCAGCGGCCACTGCGGGTTGTAGATGTCGAACTCCGGGTTGACGCTCACGAGGTCCATGCTGGCGTCGAAGTACGCGTCGAGCGTGCCGACGTCCCGCCAGTAGGTGTTCGGACCGGCCTGACCGGGGATGGGGTTGCGGTGGAAGTCGTACGCCATGACGTTGTACCCGTCGCTCAGGGCGCGGGGAATGACGTCCCCGCCGAAGTCGAACCCGGCCTCGCCGCCGCCCATGTTCGTCTCCAGCAGTTCCTCCAGCGCGCGGCGCGAGAAGATGTAGTTCCCCATGCTGGTCAGGCTCACGCCCTCCTGCCCGGGGATGCTGGGCGGGTTCTTGGGTTTCTCCAGGAAGTCCGTGACGCGCCAGTTCTGATCGACGTGCATCACGCCGAACTGGTGCGCCTGCGCCTGCGGCATGGGGTACGCGGCGATGGTGACGTCCGCGCGGGTCTCGATGTGCTTTTGCAGCATGTGCTCGACGTTCATCTTGTAGATGTGGTCGCCGCTGAAGATCGCGACGTAGTCGGCCTCGTAGTTGTCGATGAGGTGCATGTTCTGGTACACCGCGTCGGCGGTCCCGCGGTACCACACGGGCCCGAGTTCCTCGATGCGGTACATCTGCGCCGGGACCAGCGTGATGAAGTAGTCGCTGAGGAACGTCCCGAACCGCCAGCCGCGCTGGATGTGCTCGGTGAGGCTCTGCGCCTTGTACTGCGTGAGCACGTAGATGGAGAACACGCCGCTGTTGATGAAGTTGTTGATCGCGAAGTCGATGATGCGGTACTTGCTGCCGAACGGCACGGCCGGTTTGCTGCGCTTCTGCGTCAGCGGGGCCAGGCGGCTGCCCTGCCCGCCCGCGAGGATCATTCCCAGAACGCGTGGTTTCATGTGTGCTCCCTCCAGTGATGGCGGTGGACGTGGGCGGACGCTGCGGGTGACTGTCACAATACCGGACCGGCTGCGCTCGCCGGGGTGGGCTGCACAGCCCGCCAGCATGACCTGCGGAGGCGTCACCCTAGCGGCCCAGAGCCTCCCGCAGGGCCGCATCGACTTCACCGGCACTTAATACAGGGGCGCGCAGCTGCGTCCGCACGAACGTCAGCTGCCGCCGGGCGTACTGCCGCGTGGCGAGCGTCACCTGCGCCGCGGCGTCCTCTGCGCCCAGGGTCCCGCGTGCGACCGCCAGCGCCTCGCGGTACCCGAGGGCCTGCCACACCGTCGGCCTGGGCAGTGCGTCCGGGTCCACCTGCGCGGCCAGCCACGCGGCCTCCGGCGCCCAGCCACGCGCGAACATCTCCAGCACGCGGGCGTGCATGCGGGCCTCCAGTTCTGCCGGGGGGCGCGTGAAGGCCAGCGGCGCGTACCGGAAGGCGGGCTCGCTGCGCCCGAACGACCCCGGGTACCGCCCAGTCCGGCGGTGCACCTCCACGGCCCGCACCACCCGGCGCGGGTTGCGTTCCATGCGGGCCGCCTCGGCCGGGTCCGTCGCGGCGATGTCGGCCAGCAGTGCGTCCAGGCCCCGCGACGCCAGGTCCGCCTCGACCTGCGCGCGCACGTGCGGGTCGCTGGGCGGGGTCAGCGGCAGCCCCTGCATCAGGCCCTGCAGGTAGAAGCCGGTGCCACCCACCACCAGCGGCGTCCGCCCGCGAGCCAGCACGTCCCGGATGGCCGCCTCGGCCAGCGTCACGAAACGCGCCACGTCGAACGTCCCGGTCACGTCCGCCACGTCGATCAGGTGATGCGGCACGCGCGCCAGATCCTGCGCGCCGGGCTTCGCCGTGCCGATATCCAGACCCCGGTACACCGTGAACGCGTCTGCGCTGACGATCTCCGCGCCGCACGCCAGCGCCGCCTCCAGCGCCAGGGCGGACTTCCCGGCGGCGGTCGGGGCGGTCAGGATCGGAACGGTCTGCGGGCCTTGCACGCGCCCGATGATAGCCGCGCGGGCGGGAATGCACAGTGTGGCCGCGCCGCTCGGTGCTAGCCTGGGCCGCATGAACGAACCCGTGCTGGCGCGCCTGCACCACCTCATGACGCTGCGCGAGGAGGTCGAGTCCCTCGCGGGCGTCGGCCCGTGGACCCCCGCCGCCGACTGGTGCGACGGCGACACCCACCTGGAACTGCACCTGGACGTCCCCGGCGTGCAACCCGATTCACTGGAACTCCTCGAGGAGGGAGACACCGTCACCGTCGCCGGACAGCGGCCCGAGGTGACCCGCCTGCTGCACGCCGAGCGGCCCAGCGGCACCTTCCGCCGCACCTTCACCTTCCCCGAACCGGTCGTGCCCCAGTCCGGTCAGGCCAGCCTGAGCGGCGGAGTGCTGACCGTGAAGTTCGAGAAACGCCACCCGACCATCAACGTGACCGCCCACCACGACGACACGCCCGGCGAGGACTGAGAGCGGTTGGCCGTGAAGCCCCGGGGCGTGCTGTCGGCCCCGGGGTGAACGTGGAACCCTCTGTGCTGCTCAGGTGCCCGCGCTACCCTCTGCCCTCGTGGGACTCGCACGGCTGCCCTGCTGAGCAGCGGTGAGGGGGCCACTGAGCGGTTATGAGCGATGTGGGCTCACCGGAATCCCGGAGCACAGGTCGTGAAGGGCCTGCACCTCTTTGAAAGACCCGGCGCACCGGTCAGCGGTCCTGGCGGGGCTCTGCAGTCGCCGCCTCGTCCTTGCGCGCCAGGAGCGCTTCCTGCACGGCGCGGTCCACGGCCTGCGAGCGGACCGTGCGGGCCGCGCGGACTGTGAACAGCATCACCACCCCGGCGAACAGCATCGTGAAGTACAGGTACGCGCTGGGGACGCCCACCTCGAAGGCCTCCGCGACCAGATTCGTGCCGACCAGCAGCAGGAACGCCGCCGCGAGCAGCTTCAGCGGCGGGTGGGTGTCCAGGTAGCGGCTGATCGGGCCGCTGGCGGCCACCATGACGATCATGGCGATCACCACCGCCGTGATCATGACCGGCACGTCGCCGCTCACGCCGATGGCCGTGATCACGCTGTCCAGGCTGAACACGATGTCGATCAGCGGAATCTGCAGGATCACGCTCAGCAGCGACACCTGCCCCACCTGCGCCTCGCCGCTGCCCAGCGGATCGGCCGCCATGCGGGACAGCTCCCGGACGCTCTTGACCATCAGGAACAGCCCGCCGCCGATCAGGATCAGATCGCGGACACTGAAGTCCTGCCCCAGCAGGCTGAACAGGGGCGCCTGCAGGCGCGTGAGCCACGCGATGCCCGCCAGCAGCGCCACCCGCGTCACGACGGCCAGCCCCAGTCCGACCGTGCGGGCCAGCGCCTGCTGCGCCTGCGGCAACCGCGAGGCGAGCAGCGTGATGAACACGATGTTGTCGATGCCCAGCACGAGTTCCAGCAGCGTGAGGCTCAATATCGCGACCCAGCCCTGCGGGGTGCTCAGGACATGCAGGAAGTCACTCATGAACTGCACGCTACGCAGTGGGCCCGTGGGGGGACGCGGAGAGTAAAGGGACGCTCAAGCGCCTCCGGTGAGACGCGGCTGACGCGCCGCAGGCCATCGCCCTACACTGGCATTCTCATGAACTGCACATGCCACGCGGCCCGGAGCGGGCCGTGACCCGCCCACCCCGCCCGCCCGCCGGTATCTTCGTGGCGAATCTGCTTCCCGTCGCAGTGGGCGTGATCGCCATCCTGCTGAGCCTCAGCTTCTTCAGTCAGGTCGCCCCCAGCCTGCTGGCGATCACACTCGCCATCATCGTCGCCACGGCCCTGAACCCGGTCGCGCGGCGGCTGGAACGCTGGATGCCGCGCGCCGCCGCCGGCACCCTGACCGTCCTGCTGGTCGTCGCGGTGATCGGCGTGGCCCTGTTCCTGGCCGTGCCGCCCATCGCCGCGCAGCTCGGCAGCATCGGCGGCAGCAGCGTCAACCTCAGCCGCATCGAGCCGAAACTGAACGCCTGGCTGCGCGCCCACCCACAGCTGGACGCCATGCTCCCCGCCGACATCTTCGACCGCGCCCAGTCGCAGCTGAGCAAACTGGGCAGCCGCGCGGCCGAGATGCTCCCCAGCGTCCTGAGCCTGATCCTGGGCGGCGTGTTCACCGGGCTGGTCACCCTGGTCATGGTCGTGTACGTCCTCGGGAACCCCGTGCCACTCGTGAACGGCGTGCTGGGCGCCGTGCCGCCCAAACGCCGGCTGGCCGCCACGTACGCCCTGGCGCAGATCCTCAAGCAGACCGGCGCGTGGGGCCGCGCCACCCTCCTCGTGATGCTCGTCACCGGCTCCTGCACCGCACTGGGCTTCTACCTGCTGGGCGTGCAGAACTGGCTGGTGTTCGGCCTGCTCGCCGCGCTGGGCGAACTGGTCCCCACCATCGGCCCCATCGTCGCGACCATCCCGCCGATCCTGTTCACCCTCGCGGACGACCCGCAGAAGGCCGTGTGGGTCGCGGTGTTCGTGCTGGTGTTCCAGCAGGTCAGCGGCTTCGCCCTGAGCCCCCTGCTCGTCGGCGGCGCCGGGAACCTGCATCCCCTGAGCGTCATCGTGGGCGTCGTGCTGTTCGGTGGCGTGTTCGGGCTGGTCGGCGCGTTCCTGACCGTCCCGTTCCTGATCGTCATCAAGGCCATCTACCAGCACTTCTACCTGCGTGAAGCCCCGGACATCCCCGACGCGGTCGCCATGGCCCTGATCAGCGGCGTCGTCGAGGACCAGCTCGACCGGGAAGAGGAAGCCCGCGAGGCCGTCCGCAGGGCCCGCGCCGAGGTGCAGGAGGCCGAACTCGAACGGCAGCTGGAAGAGGGCGAACTGGACCTCGAGGCTGCGCTGGCCGCCGACGTCACCCCCGACAGGGACAGCCCCCAGGACCCGCCCGGCGGTCCATCCGCCCCGCGCGCCCCCTGATCTGCTAGAATCTACGTTTGGGTGTCCCGCCC is a window of Deinococcus grandis DNA encoding:
- a CDS encoding TerC family protein, coding for MSDFLHVLSTPQGWVAILSLTLLELVLGIDNIVFITLLASRLPQAQQALARTVGLGLAVVTRVALLAGIAWLTRLQAPLFSLLGQDFSVRDLILIGGGLFLMVKSVRELSRMAADPLGSGEAQVGQVSLLSVILQIPLIDIVFSLDSVITAIGVSGDVPVMITAVVIAMIVMVAASGPISRYLDTHPPLKLLAAAFLLLVGTNLVAEAFEVGVPSAYLYFTMLFAGVVMLFTVRAARTVRSQAVDRAVQEALLARKDEAATAEPRQDR
- a CDS encoding MraY family glycosyltransferase, giving the protein MESLRALAAQLGIADLTGRGFLSVLITFVSAGVFTWFFIPRLRDFAIQVGWADQPNERRLNKEPLPNAGGLAIYAGFIVSIILAWALRPIAVDIVNIQVLAILLGASMLVLVGFIDDQYGLSPVTRLLVQTLAAILLLVNDLRIDLNSIPFIPALPDMINQPLSTVVTILWVVALTNAVNLLDGVDGVVGGVAFVASFVLLATAAQFPDRAAAVVLLAGLSGAALGYLRHNFNPSRIIMGDAGSTLFGYTLAAVSLLGTLKFSAGASLIVPLIVLALPLLDTTQVVIGRLARGIRNPLRHPDKTHIHHRVLARTSSARRTAVILWLVALACGTVGMSLQGLRFQAIVGTIVSAALCLIFVAYRRVRARNLELAQTGQGDDE
- a CDS encoding AI-2E family transporter — protein: MTRPPRPPAGIFVANLLPVAVGVIAILLSLSFFSQVAPSLLAITLAIIVATALNPVARRLERWMPRAAAGTLTVLLVVAVIGVALFLAVPPIAAQLGSIGGSSVNLSRIEPKLNAWLRAHPQLDAMLPADIFDRAQSQLSKLGSRAAEMLPSVLSLILGGVFTGLVTLVMVVYVLGNPVPLVNGVLGAVPPKRRLAATYALAQILKQTGAWGRATLLVMLVTGSCTALGFYLLGVQNWLVFGLLAALGELVPTIGPIVATIPPILFTLADDPQKAVWVAVFVLVFQQVSGFALSPLLVGGAGNLHPLSVIVGVVLFGGVFGLVGAFLTVPFLIVIKAIYQHFYLREAPDIPDAVAMALISGVVEDQLDREEEAREAVRRARAEVQEAELERQLEEGELDLEAALAADVTPDRDSPQDPPGGPSAPRAP
- a CDS encoding WD40 repeat domain-containing protein; amino-acid sequence: MSPRPSVRLARVAALGALLGPAGAVTLSVRDAPLLPGPPALTEARWDAAGGAHLCLGERLVHLGAADLSSVASTWLGGPCRAVSVTPDATLAAALVGDRVVLVNVAQRRVTGTLTVTGLSGAGFGSGGELLVGSGAGLERVNPADLSRQVLDPAPVAALTVAADGSRALVVRGSRAQLLDTRTLRVLSGTSCDDTCAPGRAVFSADGRSVTVPLARTLIALRDGLPATTVLRASDPETTGAYSGLPLRNNTVLILRDGETQVRDVQTGHRERRVDQSGLGATPASLSPREQVLSVSSGPGGAALSAGTPDQPTARTLLRLPGAVRAGAVLADGSVATVGRDDTLRAGPRATPALDVQGVGRFTFALTGSGAAELRGGTLVPLAGQRGATALSVNHWGNHVASWNAQGLSVTAQKTGRVIFSAPVAGLSRVTVSPDATRAYLFPARGEARVMLLANRKTFALPVTPGAAYRDVQISGKGVFAYLRADGRTDLYAPGQRQPLATLPGGAPARFSPDSTLLAAATPTPSGWVVALHDPASGRELTRSVPLDGAPAFVAWGADSRTLLVGAGPLSGLGSVLTFTVTP
- the miaA gene encoding tRNA (adenosine(37)-N6)-dimethylallyltransferase MiaA codes for the protein MQGPQTVPILTAPTAAGKSALALEAALACGAEIVSADAFTVYRGLDIGTAKPGAQDLARVPHHLIDVADVTGTFDVARFVTLAEAAIRDVLARGRTPLVVGGTGFYLQGLMQGLPLTPPSDPHVRAQVEADLASRGLDALLADIAATDPAEAARMERNPRRVVRAVEVHRRTGRYPGSFGRSEPAFRYAPLAFTRPPAELEARMHARVLEMFARGWAPEAAWLAAQVDPDALPRPTVWQALGYREALAVARGTLGAEDAAAQVTLATRQYARRQLTFVRTQLRAPVLSAGEVDAALREALGR
- the glgC gene encoding glucose-1-phosphate adenylyltransferase; the encoded protein is MKPRVLGMILAGGQGSRLAPLTQKRSKPAVPFGSKYRIIDFAINNFINSGVFSIYVLTQYKAQSLTEHIQRGWRFGTFLSDYFITLVPAQMYRIEELGPVWYRGTADAVYQNMHLIDNYEADYVAIFSGDHIYKMNVEHMLQKHIETRADVTIAAYPMPQAQAHQFGVMHVDQNWRVTDFLEKPKNPPSIPGQEGVSLTSMGNYIFSRRALEELLETNMGGGEAGFDFGGDVIPRALSDGYNVMAYDFHRNPIPGQAGPNTYWRDVGTLDAYFDASMDLVSVNPEFDIYNPQWPLRTSSEFSPPAKFVHESDGRKGQAFNTIMAGGAIISGGTVRDSLLGRGVRTHSYSLVESCVLFDDVEVGRHAHIRNCIVDKNVIIPPGTKIGLDPEEDRARGFSLTDNGVVVVPKGFTF
- a CDS encoding Hsp20/alpha crystallin family protein, coding for MNEPVLARLHHLMTLREEVESLAGVGPWTPAADWCDGDTHLELHLDVPGVQPDSLELLEEGDTVTVAGQRPEVTRLLHAERPSGTFRRTFTFPEPVVPQSGQASLSGGVLTVKFEKRHPTINVTAHHDDTPGED